In the genome of Pseudomonadota bacterium, one region contains:
- a CDS encoding amidohydrolase has product MPAYTIIDVDTHVTESADLWTSRVPARMRDAVPRLAKDKRGRHMWFLNGKPIAKLGLSATAGAGDMKEPPDHYDDMHPGAFDAQARLAYMDEMGIWAMVMYPNVGGFGSQVFLQLGDPELMRTCVEVYNDWQTEWASADSRRLLPITSTPFWDVDAAVKEVRRCASMGHRGILFTGEPQSFGLPVIGDRYWNPLWETAVELDLPLSFHIGSGNMEAGVQKQKIEAYGRMAAFTEVSVAFFMRNGVQMADLLMSGVLARYPGIKFVSVESGIGWIPFLLEALDYQFLGNRVSEERPDLDMLPSQYFARNIYGCYWFEQVAPRRLIDKVGVDNILFETDFPHPTSLYGADVHARIASGLGECDADTRRKILWSNAQKLYKVEEPGAADLARA; this is encoded by the coding sequence ATGCCGGCCTACACCATCATCGACGTCGACACCCACGTCACCGAGTCGGCGGACCTGTGGACCAGCCGCGTGCCGGCACGCATGCGCGACGCGGTGCCGCGACTGGCCAAAGACAAACGCGGACGACATATGTGGTTTTTGAACGGCAAGCCCATTGCCAAGCTGGGCCTGTCGGCCACCGCCGGCGCCGGCGACATGAAGGAACCGCCCGATCACTACGACGACATGCATCCCGGTGCGTTCGACGCCCAGGCGCGCCTCGCCTACATGGACGAGATGGGCATCTGGGCGATGGTCATGTATCCCAACGTCGGTGGCTTCGGCAGCCAGGTGTTCCTGCAGCTCGGTGATCCGGAATTGATGCGGACCTGCGTCGAGGTCTACAACGACTGGCAGACCGAATGGGCGTCGGCCGACAGCCGCCGCCTGCTGCCCATCACCTCGACACCTTTCTGGGACGTCGATGCGGCGGTCAAGGAGGTGCGACGCTGCGCCAGCATGGGCCATCGCGGCATCCTGTTCACCGGCGAGCCACAATCGTTCGGCCTGCCGGTGATCGGCGATAGGTATTGGAACCCGCTGTGGGAAACGGCGGTGGAGCTGGACCTGCCGCTGAGCTTCCACATCGGTTCGGGCAACATGGAAGCGGGCGTACAGAAACAGAAAATCGAGGCCTACGGCCGCATGGCGGCCTTCACCGAAGTATCGGTCGCGTTCTTCATGCGCAACGGCGTGCAGATGGCCGACCTGTTGATGTCGGGCGTGCTGGCGCGCTATCCGGGCATCAAGTTCGTGTCGGTGGAAAGCGGCATCGGCTGGATACCGTTTCTGCTCGAAGCGCTGGACTACCAGTTCCTGGGCAACCGCGTCAGCGAGGAACGCCCCGATCTCGACATGCTGCCTTCGCAGTACTTCGCGCGGAACATCTATGGCTGTTACTGGTTCGAGCAGGTGGCGCCGCGACGCCTGATCGACAAGGTCGGCGTCGACAACATCCTGTTCGAGACCGACTTCCCGCACCCGACATCGCTGTACGGCGCGGACGTACACGCGCGCATCGCGAGCGGCCTCGGTGAATGCGATGCCGACACGCGGCGCAAGATCCTGTGGAGCAATGCGCAGAAGCTGTACAAGGTCGAGGAACCGGGCGCCGCGGATCTCGCGCGCGCCTGA
- a CDS encoding EAL domain-containing protein has product MISNHAPRRSLSDFTPMFSAATTELPPALEYVPSDAAQTSLRELRLGYVHQQALLGFICNLALATLLLCLWWPYGNHGMLASWYLGLGGLCMLRMHQRTRFLASPGRQPVAQAEQQFCVLVALTGLTWGVGAVLMMSGVPFEYQFLAVSVLAGLSAGGIVHLSPVLGSYRLYVPLMLLPVSLWCALHDSAVFRTLALMAMLFGVALLSAGRHYSRHFNRSAELASALQQTEARFASAFHNAPIGMLLIDADGAVVHANRVTEGIYGTDAGYWQQRPFWALADAVDGARLHERFNALLAGRISEFCLETRQSSCHGAPLWVMVSGSPILRSTEGGVRAIVQIQDVTTTRIMADRLAYQATHDELTELLNRHEFETRLKRALESIRIDTTQHAVLYLDLDSFKVINDACGHEAGDAMLKEVAALLREHVRKHDAVARLGGDEFAILLEHCTRAQAGAIADKLCKSIEAHRFAWEDKFFNAGASIGLVALLSPDTSAASVMKAADAACYAAKEIGRRRVYQFDPDDAELNRHRQQVDSVAVINRALEHDRFELHAQPIRATRSRPEAPSTHLEILVRMRDDRGAMISPGLFLPAAERFGLAPRLDRWVIRHTCEWFAAHRDCLALIESCSINISGQSLADQELQAFIEQQFHAHHLPAAKFCFEITETAAIASINTAQAFINGLKQRGFRFALDDFGSGLSSFAYLKALPVDVVKIDGIFVRNIALDRLDEAMVRSIAEVARIMDKTTVAEFVEGPQQAEVLTRLGIDYLQGYGIGKPVPLAELFEELHDATAAMHRVAV; this is encoded by the coding sequence ATGATTTCGAATCACGCGCCGCGGCGCAGCCTGTCGGACTTCACGCCTATGTTTTCGGCCGCCACCACCGAGTTGCCGCCCGCGCTGGAATACGTGCCCAGCGATGCGGCCCAGACCTCTCTGCGCGAACTGCGCCTGGGGTATGTGCACCAACAGGCGCTGCTCGGCTTCATCTGCAACCTCGCGCTCGCGACCTTGCTGCTGTGCCTGTGGTGGCCCTATGGCAACCACGGCATGCTCGCGAGCTGGTACCTGGGCCTCGGCGGCCTGTGCATGTTGCGCATGCACCAGCGCACGCGCTTCCTCGCCAGTCCCGGCCGCCAGCCCGTGGCCCAGGCCGAGCAGCAGTTCTGCGTGCTGGTGGCACTGACCGGCCTGACCTGGGGCGTCGGCGCGGTGTTGATGATGTCGGGCGTACCCTTCGAATACCAGTTCCTCGCCGTCTCGGTGCTGGCCGGCTTGAGCGCGGGCGGCATCGTGCACCTGTCACCGGTGCTCGGCAGCTATCGCCTGTACGTGCCGCTGATGCTGCTCCCCGTGTCGCTGTGGTGCGCACTGCACGACAGCGCGGTGTTTCGCACCTTGGCCTTGATGGCGATGTTGTTCGGCGTGGCGCTGCTGTCGGCCGGGCGGCACTACAGTCGTCATTTCAACCGTTCGGCGGAACTGGCCTCGGCCCTGCAGCAGACCGAGGCGCGCTTCGCCAGCGCCTTTCACAATGCGCCCATCGGCATGCTCCTGATCGACGCCGACGGCGCGGTGGTGCATGCCAACCGTGTCACCGAGGGCATTTATGGCACGGACGCCGGCTATTGGCAGCAGCGGCCGTTCTGGGCGTTGGCCGACGCGGTGGACGGTGCGCGTCTCCACGAGCGCTTCAACGCCCTGCTGGCCGGGCGCATCAGCGAGTTCTGTCTCGAGACCCGCCAATCGTCCTGCCACGGCGCGCCGCTGTGGGTGATGGTGTCGGGCTCACCGATCCTGCGCTCGACCGAGGGCGGTGTGCGCGCCATCGTACAGATCCAGGATGTCACCACCACCCGCATCATGGCGGACCGGCTCGCCTACCAGGCAACCCACGACGAGCTGACGGAACTGCTCAACCGCCACGAATTCGAGACGCGCCTCAAACGCGCGCTGGAATCGATCCGCATCGACACCACCCAGCACGCGGTGCTGTATCTCGATCTCGACAGCTTCAAGGTCATCAACGATGCCTGCGGACACGAGGCCGGCGATGCCATGCTCAAGGAAGTGGCGGCGCTGCTGCGCGAGCACGTGCGCAAGCACGACGCGGTGGCGCGACTCGGCGGCGATGAATTCGCGATCCTGCTCGAGCACTGCACGCGCGCGCAGGCCGGCGCCATCGCCGACAAGCTGTGCAAATCCATCGAGGCGCACCGCTTCGCCTGGGAGGACAAGTTCTTCAATGCCGGTGCGAGCATCGGCCTGGTCGCGCTCTTGTCACCCGATACCAGCGCGGCGAGCGTCATGAAGGCGGCCGACGCGGCCTGCTATGCGGCCAAGGAAATAGGCCGTAGGCGCGTCTACCAGTTCGATCCCGACGACGCCGAGCTGAACCGCCATCGCCAGCAGGTGGACTCGGTGGCGGTCATCAACCGCGCGCTGGAGCACGACCGTTTCGAACTGCACGCGCAGCCGATACGCGCGACCCGCAGCCGACCCGAGGCGCCGTCCACCCATCTCGAGATCCTGGTGCGCATGCGCGACGATCGCGGCGCCATGATTTCACCCGGCCTGTTCCTGCCGGCGGCGGAGCGCTTCGGCCTCGCGCCGCGCCTTGATCGCTGGGTGATACGCCACACCTGTGAATGGTTTGCCGCGCATCGCGACTGCCTGGCGCTGATCGAGTCGTGCTCGATCAATATTTCCGGCCAGTCATTGGCAGACCAGGAGCTGCAGGCCTTCATCGAGCAGCAGTTCCACGCCCACCACCTGCCGGCCGCCAAGTTCTGTTTCGAGATCACCGAAACCGCCGCCATCGCCAGCATCAATACCGCGCAGGCGTTCATCAACGGACTCAAGCAGCGCGGTTTCCGCTTCGCGCTCGATGATTTCGGCAGCGGCTTGTCGTCCTTCGCCTACCTGAAGGCGCTGCCGGTGGACGTGGTCAAGATCGACGGCATCTTCGTGCGCAACATCGCCCTCGACCGACTCGATGAAGCGATGGTGCGATCGATCGCCGAAGTCGCGCGCATCATGGACAAGACCACGGTCGCCGAATTCGTCGAAGGACCGCAGCAGGCCGAAGTGCTGACGCGGCTCGGCATCGACTACCTGCAGGGCTATGGCATCGGCAAGCCGGTGCCGCTCGCGGAGCTGTTCGAGGAATTGCACGATGCGACGGCGGCCATGCATCGCGTGGCGGTGTGA
- a CDS encoding ribulose 1,5-bisphosphate carboxylase: MTRLLARYHVGAAAADIDTRAAALALEQSIEMPLAAVTSAYVRDEVVARVDAITELAADHYEVTLAIATATVGHDIGQLMNMLFGNCSLQDDVVLHDVELPTDLLGHWQGPRHGLAGLRALVGAGPRALTMSALKPQGLPAAELATLAATFAAAGIDIIKDDHGIADQDYAPFAARVRACQAAVARANAASGGHGVYAPTLSGGPRQLAAQARIVREEGVKMVLACPMLMGLPMFEELVRDELDCAVLAHPALGGAARIAPPLLFGKLFRMLGADATVFPNHGGRFSYSPATCAALARAALSPWHDYRPCAPVPAGGMSVERVDEMLDFYGRDVILLIGGALLTAGAALPQRAREFVSRVHAATVASETSPP; encoded by the coding sequence ATGACCCGACTTCTCGCCCGCTATCACGTCGGCGCCGCCGCTGCCGACATCGACACCCGCGCCGCCGCCCTCGCCCTGGAACAAAGCATCGAGATGCCGCTCGCCGCGGTCACCAGCGCCTACGTGCGCGACGAAGTGGTGGCGCGCGTCGACGCCATCACCGAACTGGCGGCGGACCACTACGAAGTGACGCTCGCCATCGCCACCGCCACCGTCGGTCACGACATCGGCCAGCTCATGAACATGCTGTTCGGCAATTGCTCGCTGCAGGACGACGTGGTGCTCCACGACGTCGAGCTGCCCACCGACCTGCTCGGCCACTGGCAGGGCCCGCGCCATGGCCTGGCCGGCCTGCGCGCGCTGGTCGGCGCCGGCCCGCGCGCCCTGACCATGAGCGCCTTGAAGCCCCAGGGCCTGCCCGCCGCCGAACTGGCGACGCTGGCGGCGACCTTCGCCGCCGCCGGCATCGACATCATCAAGGACGACCATGGCATCGCCGACCAGGACTATGCGCCGTTCGCGGCGCGTGTGCGTGCCTGCCAGGCGGCCGTGGCGCGCGCCAACGCCGCCAGCGGCGGCCACGGCGTGTATGCCCCGACCCTGTCCGGCGGCCCGCGCCAGCTGGCCGCCCAGGCGCGCATCGTGCGCGAGGAAGGCGTGAAGATGGTGCTGGCCTGCCCGATGCTGATGGGCTTGCCGATGTTCGAGGAACTGGTGCGCGACGAACTCGATTGCGCGGTGCTTGCCCACCCTGCGCTGGGCGGCGCCGCGCGCATCGCGCCGCCGTTGCTGTTCGGCAAGCTGTTCCGCATGCTGGGCGCCGACGCCACGGTGTTCCCCAATCACGGCGGACGCTTCAGCTACAGCCCCGCGACCTGCGCCGCGCTGGCGCGCGCCGCGCTCTCGCCCTGGCACGACTACCGGCCCTGCGCGCCGGTGCCGGCCGGCGGCATGAGTGTCGAGCGCGTCGACGAAATGCTGGACTTCTACGGTCGCGACGTCATCCTCCTCATCGGCGGCGCGCTGCTGACGGCCGGCGCGGCGCTGCCGCAACGCGCCCGCGAATTCGTCAGCCGTGTCCACGCCGCCACAGTTGCAAGCGAGACCTCACCGCCATGA
- a CDS encoding cupin domain-containing protein, translating to MSNDTHRRHDGQFHWQDVDVLAYKQSGEAPFKDVTRQVLFEDPELGCQWRYFEVAPGGHTTLERHQHVHAVMVVRGRGRALVGERIHELANHDLVKVPPLTWHQFRAPDDEPLGFLCLVNAERDRPQLPREEDLAALRADAAMAEFIRL from the coding sequence ATGAGCAATGACACCCATCGCCGCCACGACGGCCAGTTCCATTGGCAGGACGTCGACGTGCTGGCCTACAAGCAGAGCGGCGAAGCGCCGTTCAAGGACGTCACCCGCCAGGTGCTGTTCGAGGATCCCGAGCTCGGCTGCCAATGGCGTTATTTCGAAGTGGCGCCGGGCGGCCACACCACGCTCGAGCGTCACCAGCATGTGCACGCGGTGATGGTGGTGCGTGGCCGCGGTCGCGCGCTGGTGGGCGAACGCATCCACGAACTCGCCAACCACGACCTGGTCAAGGTGCCGCCGCTGACCTGGCACCAGTTCCGCGCGCCGGACGATGAGCCGCTGGGCTTTTTGTGCCTGGTCAATGCCGAACGTGACCGCCCGCAGTTGCCGCGCGAAGAGGATCTCGCGGCGCTGCGCGCGGATGCC